The DNA region TGTTTCAATGAACCTGCGCTGAACAGTTTTTCGAAGGATGTTTCAGAAAAAATTGTAAAGGAAAGGCCAAAATACAAGATCATAAAGGAAGTGAAGATTGATGTATTCCCACTTGCTGAAGTGTTTGATCAATATTTACCCGCAGGCACCAGGATAGATTTTATGACCATAGACGTAGAGGGGCTTGATTTTGAAGTGCTGAAATCAAACAATTGGGAGAAGTATAAGCCTGAAGTGCTGCTGGTTGAAGAGAATATCAATGTGGATGAAATGGGCAATTCGCGGATATATCCTTTTTTGAAGGAGAAAGGCTATGTTTTTTTTGCCAAAACCTTAAGGACCTGCATTTACCGCCTCAACAGCGCTGGCTAACGTTTTCTTATCTTCTGAAACAGTGTAATCAGGAACAGTGATTTCAGCATCATAAGGGCCTGACGGCGTAACTGCGGGATGAAGACAACGAAGAAGGTAGAAACAAAATAGGAGATCAGGGTAGCTACTGCGGCGCCCAGTGGCCCCATAACCGGAATGAGCCAGAGGTTGAGCAGGATGTTGACTATAGCCCCAACGGTAGTTCTGATGAAAGTGATCTTGTTGAGGTTTTCGGCAATCATGTATTGGGTGTTGGCAGTACCCAGGAAAACAAAAATGCCCGACCATACGTGTACGGCCAGGATGGGTGCCGCACTGGCATATTCGGGCTTAAACAGTTTATAGATCAGCGGTGCCGCTATGGTAACGACCAAGGCAAAGAGTATGCTGAACCAGACCATAATATCGTACAGGTTCTGCAGTCTTTTCTGATACCTTTCCGGGTCATCCCTCCGGGCATTGAGGATGGCAGGGAACAGGGAGCTGACAATGATGGTGGGCACAAAATACCAGGCCGAGCTGAAAGCGACAGCTGTGCTGTATAAGCCCTGTGCTGCAGGACCGCTCATTTCATGCAGCATCAGCTGGTCGATATACATGTACAGGGATACCATGATCCCGGAAATGATGAGCGGCCAGGAAAAAGAGATCAGTTTTCTGGCGAGCCTCAGGTCGAATTTCCATTGTCCTACACTTCTTCCCTTGCGGTTGTATACGGCAAGATAACCCAGTGCCAGTGAGATGAAGTCGAAAATAGATGCATATACGAACCAGACCAGCGCGCAATTGCTGAATATCAGTACCAGTTTTATGCCCGCAGCAAGCAGAGTAGCGGTAATCTGTACCTGCATGATGTATTTGGACTGGACTTCTGACTGGAAATAAGAGTCGATGATGTTGAAGGATTGAAAAAAACCCGTAAAGGAAAGGATGAGCACATAGAGGTAGGGCGTTTTTTCCAGTCCGAAGAACTGCCAGCTAAGGTAAATTACAGGGATGCAGAGCAATCCGGCCATCAGCCTCATGCCAAAAGCAGTACCTAAAATACGGTCGCGCTCTTCAGGATAGGCATGCAGCTCCTTTACCGTAAACTGATCGAGCCCCAGGGAGGCCACTGCAGCAAAAAGGGCTACGTAAACGATGGCGCCGTTTAATATTCCGTTGTTAAAGGCACCCAGGTGATTGGCAATCTGTATGCTAACCAGCATTTTGATAACCAGGCTCCCTATCTTTCCAAACATA from Pedobacter africanus includes:
- a CDS encoding FkbM family methyltransferase codes for the protein MLKKLIAKYLPVHYFSSSRSYSQDGEDMILKSIYEGRKDYKGFFVDVGAHHPVRYSNTLFFYKRGWRGINIEPTPSAIKPFNLFRRRDINLNIGVGESRDTLTFYCFNEPALNSFSKDVSEKIVKERPKYKIIKEVKIDVFPLAEVFDQYLPAGTRIDFMTIDVEGLDFEVLKSNNWEKYKPEVLLVEENINVDEMGNSRIYPFLKEKGYVFFAKTLRTCIYRLNSAG
- a CDS encoding flippase, with protein sequence MKFPAIKGFDHEAFNKYLKNTGMLMFGKIGSLVIKMLVSIQIANHLGAFNNGILNGAIVYVALFAAVASLGLDQFTVKELHAYPEERDRILGTAFGMRLMAGLLCIPVIYLSWQFFGLEKTPYLYVLILSFTGFFQSFNIIDSYFQSEVQSKYIMQVQITATLLAAGIKLVLIFSNCALVWFVYASIFDFISLALGYLAVYNRKGRSVGQWKFDLRLARKLISFSWPLIISGIMVSLYMYIDQLMLHEMSGPAAQGLYSTAVAFSSAWYFVPTIIVSSLFPAILNARRDDPERYQKRLQNLYDIMVWFSILFALVVTIAAPLIYKLFKPEYASAAPILAVHVWSGIFVFLGTANTQYMIAENLNKITFIRTTVGAIVNILLNLWLIPVMGPLGAAVATLISYFVSTFFVVFIPQLRRQALMMLKSLFLITLFQKIRKR